The window TGGTCATAGTTCATAGGGATGCTATAATAGCCTTAccaaagaaagattaaataacgTTCTGTATATTGTTTGCAATTTATTTTCCACCCAAGGTTATTATATATGTCAGATAATTTTAGactttagaaagaaattttaaaaatcacctaattttagttcttttgttttgtaaacAAAGATGGTCAAGGGCAAAGTTGCACATGAGTCAGTGAGAAGATAATAATAGAACCCATTATCTTCTGATGTGTGGGTCAGTGTGCTTTCTAACCCACCATAAAACATAGGGGTCATGGGCAAATAAGGCACCTGCCTTTTTCTTTACTCAGTTCTGTAGCAAGAGCTTTAAACGAAATCAAAATAATCTCGGATTTTCCAGCTCTCGTGTTCTTTCTTAGGATCTCTGTGTTAAAGCCTTAAGCTCTGAACTTACTGGTACAACTTCATTCAggcttttaaatgaatgaaagaaacttGAAACCGATGACCAGCTGCAAAATTGTCAATATCTATAAGTGATACTGCTATGGGTTTTatgaaagcaaagatttttttgaaattttttggaCTGTTCTAGCTTGGCTCTTGGTTAGCCAGAATATTCAGTTTATTAATAAACACACTGATCTGTGTTTTAgagtagaaattaagaaaatatagacgtttggtattctttaaaaaaacttgcGAGAATCAGCATTTCTGCCTTTAGCTATTGATCACTCAATTTCTGACTGAGAAATTTATCTCGCCTAAATTGTAAGACCCGATTAGTGGTAGAATTTTCAATATTGTGAAGCATAAAAGCCCTTGTGCTTgatatttttactgatttatgtttaaaaaaacaaagtgcaGTGAACTTCTCTGTATCCTGTCCACTGcgtaatttttatgtaaatcatttgtatttccagTGGCCAATGATAATGCTCCAGAACATGCTTTGAGACCTGGTTTCTTATCTACTTTTGCCCTGGCAACAGATCAAGGGAGCAAACTTggactttcaaaaaataaaagtatcatcTGTTACTATAACACCTACCAGGTAGGTTCATAATTATTGAATGGCTTGCTGCTTTCAACTATTATTAtgtcttttatataaaatagctTATGTTACTCtaaattttagttttgaaatgGATGCCATTAGCCTTCAAATTGGTTATGTTGAATTGTAGtagttttctttacattttacatcAGGAATTAATATGGAAAAgtaattaaaagttttattaataaaGTACATTATCCTAAAAAAGGAAGTCAGGCCACTGTTACCTCCAGTAGATGGTGCCCTTAGCTTAACAAATATGATTTCTCAAATGACatactttttttgttattgtgacagataaaaagttttccttttttggtcaCATGATAAGTTATTTGTTAACTGCTGCTAATTCCTTCATTtgatttggaatatatatatataatatgtgaggTTATTAGGAAAGAATTTAGTTGCTATATACCTCTTGATGTCTGGCTGCGTTTTCTTCTTTCGAGTAAATTAGTAGCTTCTCCTTTAGAGCAGAGTTTCCCAGGGTATGATTCATGTGCTGCTTGATGTTACAcaagtgatattttttattttagaagttaacatattttaatgtgtAATAGGCAAAAGACGACCAACCCTTTTGACCTTTAATTTCACCGATAAGGATTAGGTTAAAGCTAATTTTAGGGGgggttttggtgttttgttttgttttgtcttgagagagagagacagagcacacgcacGCGCATGctcaagtgagtgaggggcagagagaatctcacgaggggcactgagagagagagaagcggggctcctAAAGCgtggcttgagctcacgaaccaagagatcagggcctgagctgaagtcagatgtttaaccaactgactgagcaccccaggcacccagaaactaagtttttttttaaataatagtcgatttaaacttaatttaaattagtttaaattagggacacctggggggctcagtcagttgaacgtccgacttcggctcaggtcatgatcttacagtttgtgggttggagccccgcgtctggctgacagctcagagcctggactctgcttcagattctgtgtctccttctctctctgcccctcccctgctcacactttgtctcactctgtttctcaaaaataaataagtgtaaaaaaaaattaatttaaattaatagtgGTACACATGAAGCAGAAAAATCTTGATAGTATAACTACTTAAATGAGAAATACTGACTTTATTTAGCCATTTAATTATCAGATATTTGTGGAGCCCCTGCCATGTAATAATTGACATGCTGCTGGGTGTTTAAAGACAGATGAGGATGACACAGTCCCACTTGAAAAACTTAGGCTAAGTAATGTTAATATCTCTCAGAGATAATCGGAAGTCTTTTACGGAAATACTTGTTTTCAGCTCTTTCATATTACATGATGTTACATAGTATCTTACACgttggtcatttaaaaatttttgaaagatggtcacctgggtggctcagtcggttaagcggtcgacttcggctcaggtcatgatctcacagttcatgacttcaagccccgcgtcaggctctgtgctgacagctcagagcctggggcctgtttcggattctgtgtctcctctctctctgcccctcccctgctcatgctctgtctctctctgtctcaaaaataaaaaaaacatttaaaaaattaaataaaaagaaatagtaattggtcaggtaatttaaaaaatgaggttaaacaaaataatcatataaaatatgcatatatactgTCATGaactgtatatttatttatactgtcATTAAATAAATGCCTCAGTTGAATCCATCACAAAGatcagggactcctgggtgactgggtggctcagtcagttaagccattgacttcagctcaggtcatggtctcgcggtccgtgagtttgagccctgcatcgggctctgtgctgacggctcggagcctggagcctgcttcggattctgtgtctccctctctgtctctgtccctcccctgcttacactctgtctctctctgtctcttaaaaatggataaatgttaataaataaataaaaatttttgaaagattaaaatgtCTCGTTTGagtagcatctttttttttttttttaagtttatttaattatttttgagagcgagagagcacaagtgggaggggggcagagggagagagggagacacagaatccaaagcaggctccaggttctgtgctgacagcagagagcctgacgcagggcttgaactcacgaaccatgagtccgacgcttaactgactgagccccagctGCCCCTTGAATAACATCTTAATTTAGAGCTTACTTTCTTTTTAGGTGGTTCAATTCAATCGTTTACCTTTGGTGGTGAGTTTCATAGCCAGCAGCAATGCCAATACAGGTgtgtattaaattaaattaataatatagcttttaatttcttttttttttttaatcttttttaatgtttatttttgacagagagacagagcatgagtgggggaggggcagacagggaggcacagaatctgaagcaagttccaggctctgaactgtcagcacagagcccaatgcagggctcgaactcacggaccacaagatcatgacctgagccgaagtcggacgctcagctgactaagccacccaggcgccccatgtagcttttaatttcttaaaacacCTTATCTGAGCAGTCTAACATGATAAGAATAGTAGATTTAGAATCAGAAAACGTGAATTCGTGGCCCAGCTCCACTGTCTGTTCCTTGATCTCCAGAAAAGTAACCTTTCTAGATTCTGTTTACTCTAGCTGTATAATGGAGCTGATATCTGCTTTAACTGTCTTACGGGGTTATTTTCTAGTTCAGATGAGAAATTGTATGGGTAACTAATTCTATAagatagaaaggaaaattaaacgTTATCTTTACCTCTTGAATGCAACATCTTGTTCACATTAAAACAGcctaaaacaaaaagagaatgaatggTGAAGATAACCaaacaaaatacataataaaatggtCAGAGATGAGTTCAATTCCATGTAGACCAATCTATTAGAGTTTGTAAAATCTTGAACAATAGTGGGCAAGATTAATGtgattgagaatttttttttgtaagtatatgctttctttatttctattccaATATTATTCAtagatgttttttaattttatttaaatacaagttagttaacatatagtgtaataatgatttcagatgtagaatttagtgattcgtcacttataTATagcacccagtactcatccccacaagtgccctccttcatgcccgtcacccatttagcccatcccctccccctttacccctccagccaccctcagtttgttctcattatttaagagtctctcatggtttgcctccctctctgtttttatcttacttttttttccttcctttcctctatgttcatctgttttgtttcttaaattccacatatgagtggaatcatagcATATTTAATTATGATTGAGAATTTAAAGAGCGTGACTAGGATGAACATATATGTGTTCTTTGTGAGGGTTGTAGAATTAGAGAACAAATACTAGGAGGCTGTACATTTTATAGTAGATCATAAGATCCCATTATATCCAGTAGCCTTCACTGGgcatttatgtataaaataatgattgtattctgtaatttattaactcatttttgggtaaagtgggatttttttttttagtattgtcTCCTTTAGATTTGACTGCTTTTTAGAACTGTTATTTgagcaaatataaatatttgttatatttccaAGTTGTTTGAGCAAGTTCTATTTCCAGCTGTGTCACTGAAACCTG is drawn from Panthera leo isolate Ple1 chromosome B1, P.leo_Ple1_pat1.1, whole genome shotgun sequence and contains these coding sequences:
- the LAMTOR3 gene encoding ragulator complex protein LAMTOR3, whose protein sequence is MADDLKRFLYKKLPSVEGLHAIVVSDRDGVPVIKVANDNAPEHALRPGFLSTFALATDQGSKLGLSKNKSIICYYNTYQVVQFNRLPLVVSFIASSNANTGLIVSLEKELAPLFEELRQVVEVS